GACCATTACTGTATTGAATCCTACTCTATTGAAAGCCTCGCTGGAAGCAAATATCTGCCATAATATCATGACCCGAATAGGTAGCCAACAGATGAAGAAAACGATGACGACACTACCTAACATATATATAACACGACGATGAGTTTGACGGCTGGAAGCCGTAAAGGCGTCCCCGTGGTTCACGGCTGGTGATCTCTTATACGCTTCCCCACCACAAAGTCGATCTTTCTCTGCTTTACGTTCATCGTTTGGAGTCGTAGCACATTTCACATAtctgttatttttaaaattacaacTCTTAACAGGTGATAACTCAATCCTATTTTTGTCCGATAAACGAGTGGACGTCTCCTTATCTTTGATAGCATTCATATACGCATCATGTTTTCTCAGCGTATTTGCAAACAATGCGTATACGATTGTCAGAAAGAAGCACGGAAGGAAGAAAAATACAATGGTAGTTCCGATTACGTAACTTTTACCTAGAGCACTAGTAATATACGTTATGCATGTATGTCCAATACGACCATCCCAATGCTCACATGATGAATACGCTACCATAATCACAGGCGGTATACTACAAAGTGAAGCTAGGAGCCACACTAGAAGGCATACCATTAATGTACGTTTGGGAGTACAGGTGTAGCTGACTTCCAAGGGTCGCCAGATGACATAGTATCGTTCAACTGCAATGGCCATTAGCGTCAGTATCGAAGCTTGGGAAGTGACGTTTTCCAGAAATGGAACAATATAACCTGTATCAATAGAGAAAGCAGAAAAAACACATTAGATGTTATATTAAAATTAaacataaaatgtaatattttcttcGACAGTTATTGagagaaaatatattttatgGTATTCGTATAGATATTCCAAATGATTGCTTTTCTATTTGCAGGTTCAAGATTACCAAACCAAAGAGTTACGAGCTTTTAGAGTGACTTTAATCATTTGGCTTCCACAAGGATCCATTCTCAGCCCATATAGTCCTTAAAATGTATTGTTAATACCCATGACCTAAATAAAGAAATGCCATTTCATTTTTTACAATACATTAATATAATTTGCGTTGATGAACACATACTGAAAATCCCAACTGAAccataaaaaacaaacaagtcTTTCGgctgttttcacttgttttgtttTACATCATGTCACCTTTTCATAAAGGTGTAAATCATTTGATGCTATTTATTTTCATTCGTGTCATACAAATAATTGTTGTACATACTCTTTGGAAAAGATATGTTCTTTCTGTTGGGTACTTCCACTCTATTAGTGTCAAATATTATGCTACTGTTTGTAATATATGGTATGGTATCGTTCTTGCACTTATTTGGGAAGAAAGTTTAATAACTGAATATTACTGAACAACAAATAATATTACAGTTGAACTATAAAATTCTTCTAAAATACGTATTGAATGATGCGAACTTGTATTAAATGCGCCTTTAATGATATAACTTCGATGTATTGTCTTTATGTGTTAAAGAATCAGCAGTAGCAAGTCCGTATTCAACTGAGTAAATTGGATATTTCTTGAATATTAGGCAGCATTGACCACAGTTAGAAGGTTGAAAGCGTCTAATATTGCAAAGTGTGACTCAAATTCAAGGCACAAATAAAAGTGGAACATGATGCATTATTTATTGGGTATTTAATTTGTAGAAATTTGCCAGTGGGTTAATGAAATCAATCATTAATGAGGTCGAGGTAAATATGCCTTTTGAGTTTGCAGAATATagtataaagtctgcacaaaaagtaacgcagctgttataaatacgcctatagattccgaactaataattgttttcacaatatttagagagaagcatgatttatttacacgcattttgataccccattcgtcaaatgtcgttcaatattaacaacacagtagtgcttttacagaaaaatactagaatttaaaagttgcattttaaagCGATCAATACCattcaatggttataatgccagcactgtaaacacgtaaagcccgctattatcttcgcgcttacttcaaatcaatacaaataactgcaactttaaaattggggtatttttctttcaaaacactgctgtattgtcaatattgaacaaaattggacaaatggggtatcaaaatgcgcgtaaataaatcatccttctttttatgttaaaatattgtgaaaacaaatattagttctgaatctataggtgtatttataacagctgagttactttttgtgcagactttacaaaaAGTACACTGAAGATCGAACGTAACATATAATGTGCGCTATTCTGTCAAGTGATTGATTATGTAAATCTGGCAATTGAGGTTTCGTTTCCGAATACAACAGAGAACGTAACAAACTGCCTGTAGCTATTAGGGTATAAAATTAACGCTGGGCATACAATTCTTGTGTAACAGGCTACTCTGTTTTAGGCTAGTTTGATTATTCTTCCTTGTACTTTATTGCAAATGGGATATAACATTTAATTGTTCACAGTAAGAACGTTTAGTACTTGTATTTTACGAGGGGCGTATTTTTGTTTATTCTTCGCAGGTCTTAAAtagtacattttttttacattattaagCTGCTAGTATATTGAGCACTGCATTTGCCATCTTGGCTTTATATGAAACGTTTATAAGTTATCAGAATTCCTTTAACTTGTTGAATACAACTCTCCAGATCGTGCAAATACACGGACTTGACGGAAGGTTGACATCTGACGCACTCACCTGGGACtctttgtgtttatttattttgtgcgtaTTTGCACACGTTCTACGGTAGTAGACATTTTAAAGTATGGCGTTTGTCGTTCTTCTTCTTTAAACACAATCACGAAATAGTGcccatgttaaagaaagtatacTCTAAAAACATGAATACAAATACTTACTCAAAATTTCAACGAGTACGTTTTGTATTACTTTACACGAAGAAGTATGGGAGGCGTTGCCCAGAGTTAACAGTTTCCCTAGTAATTGAGGTACATGTAACAAGTTAAAGTGTTCAAAGTATGTTAGTAAATAAAGCTGTCAAATCGTATGCAACGCATTCTACAGTTTTAAGTGTAAAGTAATAACAATTAAACACGGTAATGATACCGGTTTTTAGAGTGTGGGCTAAATCCAAGAAACCTGTAATTTCATAAGTATGACATAACTAAGTAAAAGTACTTTTATTGTTACTCTATTAACACGTTACTCGCAGTACGATTGTCGTGTTAAATGAATAGCTTTCAAATACAGCTAAGTAGAAACAATTCACAACGCAATGTGGGATATTTGCAAAGCAGAGGACAAAGATATGTtggtaaatattttaattataatcaATATCAATGTCAAACTAATCGGTTCGTGTTGAATGAAAAGTTATAAGCGACAAGAAACTCATTTCACTACATTAAAAATTGGAACAGTCGTCTGTACTATTATCTCTTCGATACACTCGATCACTCTTGATATCAAACATTACCGCAAGTGTTTTTGATAGCCCAGTAAACGTATTCCATTAAACATGAATGCAGGACATGTattgaataattattttgtagATATGTATGGACGTGTCCTGTGTGTTGCAGAAGCTGTTCCTTGACAAAACATTACACATAATCTACGTGTAAACATTTCTGAGGAATCCCTTTCAGGGCCCGGTATGTTAACAGTTATTATATATTCTGAGATAGTTCACATGGATACTCAAAACATTTAATTGTGCGCTTGATATATCTAcccaaaaaaagtttcaaaacgtGACAGTGGCAATGAAGTTGAAAAATGCTTTCCTCTAgtcttttcattattttaaacttggtcccaatAAGGAACGTTACATTGTAAAATATATAACTATGCAAGTGCCCTCAATAAAAGATCTGAGCTAGTATCTAAATGTCGCCATGGATACAAACCAGCCAACCGTGCTAAGAAAAAATAAGACTGTGTGATCACTGTCATATCATTCCACCTGATGATTGCTACATGCTTGTAGCATGAAACTCGGAGTAGTGGACATGATGTGTTAATTaaacttaattaattattttataattagcTCTACTGACAGTAATGTTAGTATTGAGCACTCTTGTATAaggcctatgataactttttcatTGGATATAACTATGCATACATTTATTTTGGATTCGGTGGGTTTTTCCCGCAGTGTTCTTTCGCAATGTCCACATCAAACAGCTTTATATCcattttaaaaacacaatttattcACATGCACATGAAGACCTGAGctcaagaagactgtaagtccacttttgacgaaattgagttacaagtggttttaaagttattgGATAATGACATTTGGCCTCTTCTTCATagagacatgtcaaattactcgtcttaTCACAACAATTGCGACAATATATAATTgatcatacattttgagctcggtAAATGAGTTAGAGGATTACTTCCGGTTAaaggtcagctgaggtcaaattttaaaacaaccttcaaattcaacaaacaaggtgtcaaattgctcgtctttgcacatagattaccaatatgtttaaatatttccaacatctgcattcaaCGTTGAGTTATAAGtttttgtttcaatccgagcgcaagaagaccgtaagtccaaaaatgctaaatcgatcaatatcgatcaatattacatgGTTGATATACagaatgattcttcttgcctatacccatgtacctgagaagtcTTTTTGGTTTCCAatttatcttattttaaaaagtttaaacgatcaaaatgccaaatatggacttacggtcttcttgcgctcaggtcttcatatacaCTGACGGACGCATGAATATGGTCTAAAGTGCTCCTAAAAAAACTTTCCTAAATGCATAAGCGgatgtcaattttgaatacaaCTTTTTATTAGTGAATACTAAATTGATTAGACTGATAATAAATGTGACCACATCTAATCCAATCGGGTTAACGTCGGCAATAATGAAAGAGaggagaaaaacaataaaaaacataagaatatGGACATATCAAATTCTCACGTAAAacagtaagtgtaggtactgatCAAGCTTGCAAAAGGTAGTAACtcatttttcaacatttccgactttggcctgagtatATCAGATTAGGTCACAGATGGCCATTATGAGAGTGAGGTAATCAACTAGACTGATGTTTAAATTAATCGACCCGTTTTTGTTCATTGTTGAATAAGTTCCCTAAATAGTAGCAGGTATACAAATGGTGAAAAGACAGATAGTAAAGCATTTTTCAACTTTGGCGACTTCTTACGCTTTTTAAAATAACGTTTTGGGTAAATATTTGGGTAGAACTTttataagtaaataagtaatatAGGAATATAAATGGCGGTCACATTAAGCTATATTTCCTTATAAATATGGATATGTTTAGTCTAGGAAGGCTATTTTTGTGACATACTTATTAACAATACACAAACACTAAACCAAACAATGTAAATATTAACAAAACCATTTCCGGCCATCTTATTTTACACTCTACCTGCTAAACGTATTTGGAAACGATtgtgaaaataaattaaatgtagtatgtactgaaatttgtgaatttcacGGCTGATTACATTAACAAATGCTCATTTGGAATATGGTCAATTAAACAACAAGACAATCGAACATTTTGTTAAATGTAGATTGCAAGCATGACAAAAACTGACGTTACTATGATTACAGCAAGGTCATCAATCTAATGATCGAGACATGTTAGTTGACAAATATTACGTATATAGGGCATAATTTTGTAACAAATTGCCCTCATCAAATTTCGTAAGCTTTGATTTGTATATTAACTATTTGATCGACATTTGATATAAACGTAGGTGTTGTCATAGCCAATACAAGACTGCAACTGTAaatgacatgtaggcctacacagaaAGAAGTCGTTCGAAATTTGAGGTATTTACATCAGCAACATAACAGTATAAACAGTATTCTGCTTCTTCTTTACTGTCAACTGTCACTTCTATGAGTTATCTAGACACATTCGTATAATGTGCCCTACATATTGCGGTTTAGATTGGTGGGTATCTTAAGGCGTACCTGTTAACTTTGGTAATAGACTGAAACCCGATGACATTCCTCAACTAAATGTATATTGCAAAAGATACAGCTTAGAAGTTGTCAAATTGTAATTGAAATAAGTAAACTTATTTCCCTCAGCATATTAATATTACCAGTTAAAAGAAATGAAAGTGTTCCACGAATATGCTGTGGAATTTTGTCAGTGAGGGTCTTCACTTCGTCAGAACTGATCTTTTACAAAAACAAACGCCAATCCTGACGAAAGCATGAGACGCTTACGTGTGCGAAGATGTACTTTTTTGAAACGTGTTACTAATAAAGATTCTTGGACAGAGCACACATGAACTCGTCACTTGTTATGTCACTCTCTCTGCTATGCATTGGAGACGACGTATATTGAGTTTGATGAGCGTAAATAGATTGACATTCGCTACTGTCAACTGTTTGTGGTTATTATCGAAACTAATTGCTCTTTCGTGTAGACCATTGATAAAAGTAATAGACAAGCCACTTCATGCCCAGGGATTAAATGATATATTGTTTATGCTTTCCCGTTTAACGTTCACCTTCCATTTACATTAACGACAAACGGGCTTTGCGTTGACTAATATGGTAGCTTACACTACTAATCATTCTCCGACATTTCCGTAAGGGTGAAGTACCTCCACGTGTGTTTTAAGTTGCACTAAACTGGCTGTTTATAAATAGACCTTTCTTTTTTGGTGTATAGCAAAGAagtaaaatgttataatattatcATGGATATACAATCAGTGGTATGTTTGtcatcaattttaattaaaattcagttgattTGCACAGTTAAATGACATTAAAAAAACCGTTCGAAAAATATTGTTATTTAGATTATTTTGCTATTGCAAATTGTCAAATTAGATGTAGATATGTGTGTGAATGTAAAAACAAAATCGCGATCATTTATAAAGTCACCATTAACAATGTAGGGCTTATAGGAAAAGTTACAAAAGCGATACCTGTTTCCTAGGCAGTCAATCTGACCGGACTGGTTAAAAAAACTTAACTGGGAAATATTCAGGTGACATATTTTAATGGATCGATTGGGGGTGTTATGGTTCTGACGTTACTATGATCATATCAAGGTAAATTAAATGAGCTATTAAATTTCATATGCATTGGATATTGTCTACAAATTGGCTTAGAATTATCACATGATATTAACATGTCTTACATCATTGTTGTTTATTTTTTCTACAATCTAACTCAACATAGGGAGAGCGGAAATCAGAATTTACTCTATTTTAAttcagatgttgccaattaaatcagtatttattattatattgttttatcaGAAGTATACACATGTACTCTGGCACCGTCTCTGGATACCGTGTTCCTTACATTCGTACCTTTGGATACACTGAATGTTTAATGCCAGAatcaaacatgttaaaaaagAATTGTATGAAATAACTTATTTTTAATCCATTTCATCTAAAGAAACAGGCACTGAGTTTTAGGCGTCTATTATCATTATGTTTAACTCATAGAATGGATTAAAAATTAGGTGTGATTTTTACACTTGATTAGTTAATTgtcaaaattatattattttatttctcaACAACATTGTATAGCCGTTTGGGTAGGTTATCTAAAATATCGAACAAACAATGAAAACGTCCTGCGTACAGCTATTCCATATCAAGTCAGGCAATAAAGTTTGCTACAccgatcatcatcatcagtcggctgcggagtaggcgactacaagtttcctccaactattgcgattttgggcaagcgaaacaaatttgtttggctgcagcatcccttcagtatctcccaggaggtgctgaacatactgtaagtacagtgtgcacgaccgtcccggtttcctcttcccatttggtggaatataaagggcatattcctACACCGAAACCGTTATATGTTAAAAAGGATAAATGAGCTGTTCCTTTCAAGATAGATGTGTTAATAATGTACAGAACGCATTTTCTGGCAATCCAAAGTGTCGgtgagatttttttaaatcaccttACGGCAAATTGAGCTTGGATTTATATGCTCTATTTCATCTGTACGAAACGAACTGATGCTATTAATAAAACACCTCAGTTTATACAGTAGGATCCCGTTAGCGTCTGCTGTCAATTATATGAATCATGTAAGCACCAGTCGTATGTATGCCCTACTTTAACAACAGAAATGTGCACGTCTTTTTCACTTTCTGTTAACTAAAAAGATGAACAAACGGGAAGAGATGTGACAAtttggggtaaaaatgtcaaaaagcTTTTTAAAAATGTGACATTTGCTATGGAAACAGAATAGAACGCGCGAGTTACAAACGTAACAAAGTAGTATAAAACAATGTTCCAGACTTTTCTGAACATTTATATACATGATTTGTTATCCATTTGAAACATCAGTAATAATATGATATCGttaaatatacgtctagccctcttcttttgttccattatctattgtatttcttttgttcaaagtctggtcaactgtcgattatatcaagtaatgtggacaggtcaagataatctggacaggtcaatataatctggacaggtcaagataatcttggtcaggtcaagataatcttggtcaggtcaataaattttgaacaagagaagtacatgttcatatttagaaacactggccacattatttgactttttggacatttcaacaaacttaaaatgcatcaaagtttaatatattttacacg
Above is a genomic segment from Amphiura filiformis chromosome 10, Afil_fr2py, whole genome shotgun sequence containing:
- the LOC140161955 gene encoding cholecystokinin receptor-like, with protein sequence MEPAYGYRETIETYAVNISANENFSTLYDFGSDICANGTDNLATSILVFASITYGLLFFFGVSGNALVAFVIWKNADMRSSTNYFLVNLCIADLMVLIFCIPSGLLETFKPMEWVLGPAMCYIVPFLENVTSQASILTLMAIAVERYYVIWRPLEVSYTCTPKRTLMVCLLVWLLASLCSIPPVIMVAYSSCEHWDGRIGHTCITYITSALGKSYVIGTTIVFFFLPCFFLTIVYALFANTLRKHDAYMNAIKDKETSTRLSDKNRIELSPVKSCNFKNNRYVKCATTPNDERKAEKDRLCGGEAYKRSPAVNHGDAFTASSRQTHRRVIYMLGSVVIVFFICWLPIRVMILWQIFASSEAFNRYMCIGVGLRLRFRARRSVNRRD